One stretch of Corynebacterium callunae DSM 20147 DNA includes these proteins:
- a CDS encoding helicase-related protein, which yields MLELLRTLEEDDRFATPAEQTRLAQYSSWGGCREIFDRTLSSWTAERDRLHGLVDDRTYSQLREAGLTAFYTAPDVTQAMWGALKEAGLNAGTVLEPGSGVGGFIASAPTTVRMVGVEVDPVAATISRHLYPAETIRNEGFEKTSVADGSFNAVIGNVPFADMRLNDPAHNSGQHSIHNHFIIKSLNLTQPGGYVALLTSSFTADAQRSDARKEMIDRADLISAVRLPSQAFKAVAGTEVISDLLVFRVREPERQSTQKSVDFLKTDVLEVGDKELRVNATLARSTGNILGTATVSTGRFGDPVLNVSGSASDLGERLAQVVSGDIAIAKSQGLGHTASSSVAAEEFTRSSSLETVLPGTYRYAFDEAGVPQFEQYDAGSRQWQTVAFRGFNDARKQEWKQLLELRDAVVDLRDAYTSGTADQTSQSQRVLSDRYDTYVEEYGLINRFEAPKPSPPTKKQQDETFRDLANEWRLAHGEPATADLPDEVEADFREQASAPRIVDPTPRPHLNRISRDPLFAQVRALESFDAESQTAEKSPIFLSNPARRSLEVSYCDNIQDAVSISLDRVNAIDLSLISSLMDEEPAWVETEIERAKLAYRDTAEPERFIRAQQYLSGQVFTKLEEAQLAAQTDSRFCPNVEALEAVLPERLDSIDVRPGASWIPQEVYKQYASERLGLHPARFTITHENDTWYVNVDKGSWGYGGEQDQRFGVIAAKNAYNGPFNFQATGKASAASNQGVACNRNDGVVVTAPQMFESILNLSSRTLNYSKAWNEEHPHGGSVHSEASAFAGRKAKEMREDFAQWALDDPQRRQLLVDRYNDIFNAHVATQWDGSHRTMPGLGESFKPYNYQLNAVERMVNSPSTLLSHVVGAGKTGTMLMGAAELKRLGRIHQPWLVVPNHIASQITNEAIQWYPNAKVLSASGINTAEGRREFVAQTTADDWDFVIVPQSVFERVPMSIETQLRYMEGQKSQLEESLWRAKEAAGGDEKASSVRDIIRNVKNLETKIEDILNRERDVGLEFEQTACDYLIVDEAHLYKNLMRSSRVRDLTCAGSSRASDLHMKLEYLRDTKDDNAPVVTFATGTPIANNLAEIWVMMHYLRPDLTTGNSLGSVNEFAATFTEQVEDVEMNPSGTELRKVTRTSAFLNTGDLATVSSLFIDSVTRDQIPAALPQLGDAGENTIIEFEVEQEVKDFINDLGWRADYNWDEDPERRAMKETYGPKIDNALKISGDGRAVSLHPSLANLHVDGAGARVQAVQNQILDVWEKNRDQIYIQGGEASPVTGGLQIVFCDKGTPNKDDRFSVYQGLKDELVKSGMDAQRIQFIHDWDHDRDALFRDCRNGHVDVLIGSTEKLGTGANIQARAVALHHVDVPWRPADLEQREGRVIRQGNLNKRVEIFNYIASGTFDAVQWQTLARKAKFISQFLSADRSIRRIESIEDSGAQAAAHNKAIATGDPRYVELMELETRERELVSLHSEWKAKGSSVRFQRTVEESAVKRLTSEVSAFDHVFEGAAQWVATDPEQRAWTDLKTGQYFEDRKQAAEHVGSTVVDMFGRRTLEPTPLISIGGVDFHAWYYVPTSSVVISPLGSDGFAGREIQLKADDLFNDQTDAPRRNLRILTRVENRVKSIPEDLNKTMASLESSKLRLAKLESFVATDFEHTDELSSVVRQRESLQRALAAVSESQAAKQLQRERDARNDEHGREPGWTLRLNPSPGYADMVEDRSQREVIYHAQRDTLEAQYNAGTLTVDELSAGLQQLNSGSVIDNDSAQKESEAPVGVVSDVVAHTPNTSLLDVLGMDTSTIAPMGTVVKPLEDQVVLSEQEKDNSQFM from the coding sequence GTGCTGGAGCTTTTACGCACCCTTGAAGAGGATGATCGCTTCGCAACTCCGGCAGAGCAAACCAGACTTGCTCAGTACAGCTCTTGGGGCGGATGTCGTGAAATTTTCGACCGCACACTCTCATCCTGGACAGCCGAGCGAGACCGTCTCCATGGGCTTGTCGATGATCGAACCTACAGCCAGCTTCGTGAAGCTGGCTTGACTGCTTTCTACACTGCGCCCGATGTCACACAGGCGATGTGGGGTGCGCTAAAAGAAGCTGGGTTAAACGCCGGTACGGTACTTGAACCTGGTAGTGGTGTGGGTGGTTTTATCGCCTCAGCACCCACAACTGTTCGCATGGTTGGCGTTGAAGTTGATCCTGTAGCCGCAACTATTTCTCGTCATCTCTACCCCGCAGAGACCATTCGTAATGAAGGCTTTGAGAAGACTTCGGTGGCCGATGGTTCGTTTAACGCTGTCATTGGCAATGTTCCTTTCGCCGACATGCGACTCAACGACCCAGCACACAATTCTGGACAGCATTCGATCCATAATCACTTCATCATCAAGTCGCTTAACCTTACTCAGCCTGGCGGCTACGTGGCGCTTCTCACCAGCTCATTCACCGCTGACGCACAGCGCAGTGACGCACGAAAAGAGATGATCGATCGTGCTGACCTGATCTCTGCGGTGCGCCTACCGTCACAAGCTTTCAAGGCGGTTGCTGGAACAGAAGTCATCTCAGATCTTCTCGTCTTCCGGGTGCGTGAACCAGAACGACAATCTACTCAAAAGAGTGTGGACTTCCTTAAAACTGATGTGTTGGAAGTTGGAGATAAAGAGTTGCGCGTCAACGCAACCTTGGCACGAAGTACCGGGAATATTCTCGGTACCGCAACAGTGTCTACGGGTCGCTTTGGTGATCCTGTGCTTAACGTTTCTGGCAGCGCATCAGATCTTGGTGAGCGTCTAGCTCAAGTTGTCTCGGGCGACATTGCTATTGCCAAATCTCAGGGCTTGGGACATACGGCTTCTTCATCCGTGGCCGCAGAAGAATTCACTCGCAGTTCGTCATTGGAGACTGTTCTTCCGGGCACATATCGCTATGCTTTCGATGAGGCCGGGGTTCCCCAATTTGAGCAATACGATGCTGGATCTAGACAGTGGCAAACAGTCGCGTTCCGAGGATTCAATGATGCGCGGAAACAAGAATGGAAACAGCTTCTTGAGCTTCGAGATGCTGTTGTTGATCTCAGGGATGCTTATACCTCCGGTACTGCTGATCAGACTTCACAGAGTCAACGTGTTCTTTCTGATCGCTATGACACGTACGTAGAAGAGTACGGGTTGATTAACCGGTTTGAAGCCCCTAAGCCCTCTCCGCCGACGAAAAAGCAACAGGACGAAACTTTCCGTGATCTTGCCAATGAGTGGCGTCTAGCTCATGGAGAGCCAGCAACCGCGGATCTACCAGATGAAGTGGAAGCAGATTTCCGTGAGCAGGCATCAGCCCCTCGAATCGTTGATCCAACTCCGCGCCCACATCTCAACCGAATCAGCCGTGATCCACTTTTTGCTCAGGTTCGTGCATTGGAAAGCTTTGATGCAGAATCCCAGACTGCTGAAAAATCTCCCATATTCCTGTCCAACCCGGCTCGTCGGTCTTTAGAGGTTTCTTACTGTGACAATATCCAGGATGCTGTCTCAATCTCACTAGACCGCGTCAACGCTATTGATCTCTCTCTTATTTCTTCGCTCATGGATGAAGAGCCGGCGTGGGTGGAAACTGAGATTGAACGCGCCAAATTGGCCTATCGTGATACTGCCGAGCCAGAGCGATTCATCCGCGCTCAGCAGTATCTTTCGGGACAAGTCTTTACCAAGCTGGAAGAAGCACAGCTCGCTGCGCAAACTGACTCACGGTTTTGCCCTAATGTCGAAGCATTAGAGGCGGTTCTTCCCGAACGACTTGATTCGATTGACGTTCGTCCAGGTGCAAGTTGGATTCCTCAGGAGGTTTACAAGCAGTATGCAAGTGAACGTCTTGGACTGCACCCTGCCCGGTTTACGATCACGCACGAAAATGACACTTGGTATGTCAACGTTGACAAGGGGTCGTGGGGCTATGGTGGCGAGCAAGACCAAAGGTTCGGGGTGATTGCTGCTAAGAACGCCTACAACGGCCCGTTTAACTTTCAAGCCACAGGAAAAGCTTCAGCAGCCTCAAATCAAGGCGTTGCGTGCAACAGAAACGACGGTGTGGTGGTCACAGCACCTCAGATGTTTGAGTCCATTCTCAACTTGTCTTCGCGCACACTAAACTATTCAAAGGCATGGAATGAGGAGCACCCCCATGGCGGATCAGTTCACTCAGAAGCCTCTGCATTTGCTGGTCGCAAAGCCAAAGAAATGCGAGAAGATTTTGCGCAATGGGCACTAGATGATCCGCAGCGCCGTCAACTCCTAGTAGATCGCTACAACGACATTTTCAATGCCCATGTAGCAACACAGTGGGATGGTTCTCATCGCACAATGCCAGGTCTAGGGGAGAGCTTTAAACCGTACAACTACCAGCTCAACGCAGTGGAACGTATGGTCAATTCTCCTTCCACTTTGTTGTCGCATGTTGTGGGCGCAGGCAAGACTGGAACCATGCTCATGGGGGCCGCAGAGCTGAAACGTTTGGGCAGAATCCACCAGCCCTGGCTCGTGGTGCCCAACCACATTGCCTCCCAGATAACCAATGAGGCGATTCAGTGGTATCCCAATGCGAAAGTGCTGTCTGCCTCCGGGATCAACACTGCTGAGGGCAGGCGTGAATTTGTCGCACAGACCACCGCCGATGACTGGGATTTCGTCATTGTGCCTCAGTCGGTTTTTGAGCGAGTACCTATGAGCATTGAGACTCAGCTGCGCTACATGGAAGGGCAAAAAAGCCAGCTTGAGGAATCACTCTGGCGAGCAAAAGAAGCCGCAGGAGGCGATGAAAAAGCTTCGTCGGTCCGTGACATCATCCGGAATGTGAAAAACCTAGAAACAAAAATTGAGGACATCCTCAACCGAGAGCGTGATGTCGGCCTGGAGTTTGAGCAGACTGCTTGTGACTATCTTATTGTCGATGAAGCGCACCTGTATAAGAACTTGATGCGCTCATCTCGGGTGCGTGATCTCACCTGTGCTGGATCTAGCCGTGCCTCTGATCTGCATATGAAGCTGGAGTACCTGCGCGATACTAAAGATGACAATGCCCCTGTCGTAACCTTTGCCACCGGCACACCGATTGCGAATAATTTGGCGGAAATCTGGGTCATGATGCACTACCTGCGCCCTGACTTGACCACCGGAAATAGTCTTGGCTCAGTCAATGAGTTCGCGGCTACGTTCACCGAACAGGTCGAAGACGTGGAGATGAACCCGTCAGGTACAGAACTTCGGAAAGTGACTAGAACTTCCGCATTTCTCAATACCGGCGACTTGGCTACTGTGTCCTCATTGTTCATTGATTCAGTCACCCGTGACCAAATCCCAGCAGCTTTGCCTCAATTGGGAGACGCTGGCGAGAACACAATTATTGAGTTTGAAGTCGAACAGGAAGTCAAGGATTTCATCAATGATCTTGGTTGGCGAGCGGATTACAACTGGGATGAAGATCCAGAACGCCGGGCGATGAAAGAAACCTATGGGCCAAAGATTGATAACGCGCTCAAGATCAGCGGTGACGGCAGAGCCGTCTCATTACACCCATCCCTAGCCAATCTTCACGTTGATGGAGCAGGCGCGCGCGTGCAAGCTGTCCAGAACCAGATCCTTGATGTGTGGGAGAAGAATCGGGATCAGATCTACATTCAGGGTGGAGAAGCATCCCCGGTGACTGGTGGCCTCCAGATTGTCTTTTGCGACAAGGGGACACCCAACAAAGATGATCGGTTCTCTGTCTATCAGGGGCTGAAAGATGAGCTGGTGAAGTCTGGCATGGATGCTCAGCGAATTCAATTCATCCATGATTGGGATCATGACCGCGATGCACTCTTTAGAGACTGTCGAAATGGGCATGTGGATGTTTTGATTGGTTCGACAGAAAAGTTGGGCACGGGTGCCAATATTCAAGCTCGTGCGGTGGCGCTTCACCATGTCGATGTGCCGTGGCGACCAGCTGACTTAGAGCAGCGCGAAGGCCGTGTGATCCGCCAGGGCAACCTGAACAAGCGGGTAGAAATATTTAACTACATCGCTAGTGGCACATTCGATGCCGTGCAGTGGCAGACTCTGGCACGCAAAGCAAAGTTTATCTCTCAGTTTTTGTCGGCTGATCGGTCGATTCGTCGGATCGAGTCTATTGAGGATTCTGGCGCTCAAGCTGCTGCACATAATAAAGCTATTGCGACTGGTGATCCACGCTATGTAGAGCTGATGGAATTGGAAACCCGTGAGCGCGAACTTGTTTCGCTGCACTCGGAGTGGAAAGCAAAGGGCAGTTCAGTGCGCTTCCAGCGCACTGTCGAAGAGTCTGCTGTTAAGAGACTGACCAGCGAAGTTTCTGCTTTCGATCACGTTTTTGAGGGTGCAGCGCAGTGGGTGGCTACTGATCCGGAGCAACGAGCCTGGACAGATTTGAAAACAGGACAATATTTCGAAGATCGCAAGCAAGCCGCAGAACATGTGGGGTCAACTGTGGTCGATATGTTTGGTCGCCGAACTCTGGAACCGACACCGCTGATTTCTATTGGTGGTGTGGACTTCCATGCGTGGTACTACGTGCCCACGTCCTCAGTGGTGATTTCGCCACTAGGATCTGATGGGTTTGCTGGCCGGGAAATTCAGCTGAAAGCCGATGATCTATTTAATGATCAAACTGATGCCCCTCGTAGGAATCTGAGAATACTCACACGGGTAGAAAACCGTGTGAAGTCGATTCCTGAGGACTTGAATAAGACGATGGCATCGTTGGAGAGTTCGAAGTTGCGCTTGGCGAAGCTGGAATCTTTCGTGGCCACAGATTTTGAGCACACTGATGAGCTGTCATCTGTGGTTAGGCAGCGTGAGAGCTTACAGAGGGCGCTGGCAGCTGTCAGTGAGTCCCAGGCGGCTAAACAGCTCCAGAGAGAGCGTGATGCTCGCAATGACGAGCATGGTCGTGAGCCTGGCTGGACGTTGCGGCTTAATCCTTCTCCAGGCTATGCCGACATGGTTGAAGATCGCAGCCAGCGGGAGGTGATTTATCATGCTCAGCGCGACACTCTCGAAGCACAGTACAACGCAGGAACTTTGACTGTGGATGAACTTTCTGCCGGGCTACAGCAGTTAAATTCTGGATCAGTTATTGATAATGATTCAGCTCAGAAAGAATCTGAAGCCCCGGTGGGCGTTGTCTCTGATGTGGTTGCTCATACCCCGAATACCAGTTTGCTTGACGTACTGGGAATGGATACCTCGACAATTGCCCCGATGGGAACAGTGGTAAAACCCTTAGAGGATCAAGTGGTTTTATCGGAGCAAGAAAAGGACAATTCTCAGTTCATGTGA
- a CDS encoding IS630-like element IS14999 family transposase codes for MAATLTTALTGEEITILKSYKRSRFSLVQHKAEALLLLEDGVTLDIIARFVERQPSTITTWITDFNRLRTASLFTGHATNTNASKLTPTQREEIATVLSQPPSTQSIPSQFWTVPQLKDWVASQFEVVYDSDTTYHLLLRHAGLSFKYPQVFDKRRGSDTEINARIAEIREEIADALQDPDQVVFAADEVRVEHEAEVRKAWIHKHAPTTLSVDRVRQAQSYIGFLSQTTGEVDLLRLTWQNTETIVEALTTLVGRYPDKKITIVWDNARWHRSKKLREHLGEGNPLANVHLVWLPPYAPDHNPIEKVWNEAKAAISNRQRLVFEDTCIGFETFIGSSAFAYRI; via the coding sequence ATGGCCGCAACCTTGACCACCGCACTCACGGGCGAGGAAATCACCATCCTCAAAAGCTACAAACGCTCCCGATTCAGCCTCGTCCAACACAAAGCCGAGGCACTCCTGCTTCTTGAAGACGGCGTCACCTTGGACATCATCGCCCGGTTCGTTGAGCGACAACCCTCCACCATCACCACCTGGATCACCGACTTCAACCGACTACGTACCGCCAGCCTGTTTACCGGCCACGCAACCAACACCAACGCCTCCAAACTCACCCCAACACAACGTGAAGAAATAGCCACAGTCCTATCCCAGCCCCCATCTACGCAGAGCATTCCCTCCCAGTTCTGGACCGTGCCACAGCTCAAAGACTGGGTAGCCAGCCAGTTTGAGGTGGTCTACGACTCGGACACCACCTACCACCTGCTTCTTCGGCATGCGGGCCTGAGTTTCAAATATCCCCAGGTCTTTGATAAACGCCGCGGCAGTGACACAGAAATCAACGCCCGGATCGCTGAGATCCGCGAGGAGATCGCAGACGCACTTCAGGATCCGGATCAGGTGGTGTTCGCTGCTGATGAAGTCCGTGTGGAGCATGAAGCAGAGGTACGCAAAGCCTGGATCCACAAGCACGCCCCAACCACGTTGAGTGTTGATCGTGTCCGTCAGGCACAGTCGTATATCGGGTTTCTGTCGCAGACGACTGGTGAGGTGGATTTGCTGCGGTTGACGTGGCAGAACACCGAGACCATTGTGGAGGCGCTGACCACGTTGGTGGGCAGGTACCCGGACAAGAAGATCACGATCGTGTGGGATAACGCACGCTGGCACCGGTCGAAGAAGCTGCGTGAGCACCTCGGTGAAGGCAATCCGTTGGCTAATGTGCATCTGGTGTGGTTACCGCCGTATGCGCCGGATCATAATCCGATTGAGAAGGTGTGGAATGAGGCGAAAGCAGCGATCAGTAACCGCCAGAGATTGGTGTTCGAAGACACCTGTATTGGGTTTGAGACGTTTATTGGTTCATCGGCTTTTGCCTACCGGATCTGA
- a CDS encoding LGFP repeat-containing protein — translation MKLLIWESYILDRYKEIGGRTSWLGLPTTDELTNPDGQGKRTSFMGGSIYWHPNVGAHALTLYGMRQWGTLGWEAGPLGYPVSGPVDINIPLTQMQRFEGGDTYYNALTGGSVWGDIKKRYDEMGGSTHSIGIPITNEQSAGSEYLYNNFSNGTISWRSDRETRFMYKATQAVWEANGRENGVLGFPLSDEFADIPGVKHRVKFNDGEIFWGGILGAIALNGNAYAAWKSFEENSPLGYPIGLNFDPLVNAIETELGFIEDTLEGLRVSVENNDWIPGTEPIEDIILEDPESPSTLEIDPNLEPIDTSEESIVPTITNKAVSSAQILRTIYVKGGSKPVVIRFGAYNGKSGFGLVKASQKHNVTNQDTIAQVFIKGAAVQTENKTAISRQLNYYRVECSKVGPIVSCKQTKDIPVLAVSLIGHPKNYQMAGHPTRNNTRDTAPMGLLTIYCPNDKKLEKCDNFINLPATVAAAGN, via the coding sequence GTGAAGCTTTTGATTTGGGAGAGCTATATTCTAGATCGATATAAAGAGATTGGCGGGCGAACAAGTTGGTTGGGACTCCCTACAACAGATGAACTTACCAATCCTGATGGTCAGGGGAAAAGAACTTCATTCATGGGTGGAAGCATCTACTGGCACCCGAACGTTGGGGCACACGCCCTCACCTTATATGGAATGCGACAATGGGGAACACTGGGCTGGGAAGCCGGGCCATTAGGATATCCAGTTTCAGGCCCAGTCGACATTAACATTCCGCTCACCCAGATGCAGAGGTTCGAAGGCGGAGATACCTATTATAATGCGTTGACGGGTGGGTCCGTGTGGGGAGACATTAAAAAACGTTACGACGAAATGGGGGGCTCCACACATTCTATTGGCATCCCAATTACAAACGAGCAGTCTGCCGGCAGTGAATACCTGTACAACAACTTTTCAAATGGAACGATCAGTTGGAGGTCTGATCGTGAAACTCGGTTCATGTATAAAGCCACTCAAGCAGTATGGGAGGCGAATGGACGAGAGAATGGGGTTCTTGGATTTCCATTATCCGACGAGTTCGCAGATATTCCTGGAGTAAAACATCGAGTCAAATTTAATGACGGAGAAATCTTCTGGGGAGGAATTCTCGGAGCAATTGCCCTTAATGGAAATGCGTATGCTGCATGGAAGAGCTTCGAGGAGAACAGTCCTTTGGGGTATCCAATTGGGCTCAATTTTGACCCCCTCGTCAACGCAATCGAGACAGAACTAGGTTTTATCGAGGATACACTTGAGGGCCTGCGCGTAAGTGTAGAAAATAATGACTGGATTCCAGGAACAGAACCTATCGAAGACATAATCCTCGAAGACCCAGAAAGCCCCTCGACGCTAGAGATAGATCCGAATCTAGAACCAATCGATACTTCAGAAGAATCTATTGTGCCGACAATTACGAACAAAGCTGTTTCTTCCGCTCAGATTCTCCGAACAATTTATGTTAAAGGAGGTTCTAAGCCTGTTGTTATTCGCTTCGGCGCCTATAACGGAAAATCGGGTTTTGGCCTAGTCAAAGCGAGTCAGAAACATAATGTTACCAATCAGGACACTATTGCTCAGGTCTTTATAAAGGGAGCGGCCGTTCAAACGGAGAATAAGACTGCTATTAGCAGACAACTCAATTACTACCGTGTTGAATGTAGTAAAGTTGGCCCGATAGTTAGTTGTAAACAGACGAAGGACATTCCAGTATTAGCAGTTTCTCTGATTGGCCATCCTAAAAACTACCAAATGGCCGGTCATCCGACTCGAAACAATACACGCGATACCGCACCTATGGGGTTGTTAACCATTTATTGCCCTAATGATAAGAAGTTAGAAAAATGTGATAACTTCATTAATCTCCCAGCTACGGTAGCTGCTGCAGGAAACTAA
- a CDS encoding HsdM family class I SAM-dependent methyltransferase — MATNVPSTHDQQVLEEIWSLLEGLGYNTRLVDCVVEALTLLTLRAAVEKTHPRTWEDIRQNPPSQQAKTTRLLVSTVLSRAEQYRIPEGKVISRRTFPPTIISALIAIISDPRLGQGPLAVVSFARAYEFLLDRVADCTPPDFLGPPPPRWVRELITGMLRPHQGVVYDPCARSGQLLTALDDYQQTTDTAERLVLCGQENDPVRWRQGHEQAVLRGTRIDLGSQPLDMFGSYLDDGNGPGGWWFRQEMHPGLECDFCVSYPPASFIDSGLEFVLTDPRWEFGPGMPDPADFAWLQLAYHHLRPGGTAAVMLSADTLFSDDWEMNRVRTNMISEGVVRCIIHLSSGNHPGGSHVPTALWVCSRPDNDMSSTVQGHGRDQQILLVDLSQAVSGVSDSRDVGSDRVLQKIISFYYHWGLNNSLPVPLDLTELAISISADKILDGGGKLIPSYWIGHQKGI; from the coding sequence ATGGCAACTAACGTCCCGTCCACGCATGATCAGCAGGTGTTAGAGGAAATATGGAGCCTTTTAGAAGGACTTGGGTACAACACCCGACTGGTTGATTGTGTCGTGGAGGCCCTTACCCTGCTCACGCTGCGTGCAGCTGTAGAGAAAACCCATCCACGCACATGGGAAGACATCCGGCAAAACCCACCATCACAACAAGCTAAAACCACTCGATTGCTCGTATCCACTGTTCTTTCCAGGGCTGAGCAGTACCGTATCCCTGAGGGAAAAGTAATCAGCCGTCGGACTTTCCCTCCAACTATCATCTCAGCTTTGATAGCGATCATCTCCGATCCACGCCTTGGTCAGGGGCCTTTGGCTGTTGTGTCCTTTGCCCGTGCATATGAGTTTCTTTTAGACCGGGTTGCGGACTGCACTCCGCCTGATTTTCTTGGCCCGCCCCCTCCCCGCTGGGTGCGAGAATTAATCACAGGGATGTTACGCCCACACCAAGGTGTGGTTTATGACCCGTGTGCCCGATCAGGTCAGTTATTAACAGCACTCGATGACTACCAACAAACAACCGATACCGCTGAGCGGTTAGTGCTGTGTGGGCAGGAAAATGACCCAGTGCGCTGGCGTCAGGGACATGAGCAGGCTGTACTACGAGGTACCCGTATTGATCTTGGATCACAACCGCTAGATATGTTCGGTTCGTATCTTGACGATGGAAATGGGCCAGGGGGATGGTGGTTTCGCCAGGAGATGCACCCTGGGTTGGAGTGCGACTTTTGTGTTAGCTATCCGCCTGCATCATTTATTGATTCCGGCTTGGAGTTTGTTCTTACTGACCCGCGATGGGAATTCGGCCCCGGTATGCCTGATCCGGCCGATTTTGCTTGGCTACAGCTGGCTTATCATCACCTTCGTCCTGGTGGCACCGCAGCAGTGATGCTTTCCGCCGACACCTTATTCAGTGATGATTGGGAAATGAACCGGGTACGGACAAATATGATCAGCGAGGGAGTAGTTCGCTGTATTATCCACCTCTCGTCTGGTAATCACCCCGGCGGTAGTCATGTTCCTACGGCATTATGGGTGTGTAGCCGACCAGACAACGATATGTCATCAACGGTGCAGGGTCACGGTAGAGATCAGCAAATACTGCTGGTGGATCTGAGTCAGGCAGTATCCGGTGTGAGTGATAGTAGAGACGTAGGAAGTGACCGTGTTCTCCAGAAGATTATTAGTTTCTACTACCACTGGGGCCTGAATAATTCCCTGCCTGTTCCTCTTGACCTCACTGAACTCGCGATAAGTATCTCCGCGGATAAGATTCTTGACGGTGGTGGCAAGCTTATTCCTTCTTACTGGATTGGCCACCAAAAAGGGATTTAA
- a CDS encoding DnaB-like helicase N-terminal domain-containing protein translates to MKAPDDAHAETNLLCALMWSDAKHPTTKTTIEYLTSDDFHSPLHGQLFHIIKEKYQNAEPFSAQLINESLQDEEQRHGNAATLRPLLVDAMTANVVIAEQAEGFADHILSAAYRRQFAAMATTLATAAEHAPEDKLFDIMVEHGKRQREAHRRREGFRPAVAQAKQQAEKLTQRAELFRQHQQKQINTSAPARAPATNLTDMLNVSTNAVSIHVPAATEIHDDSQQQATENQHAQESIR, encoded by the coding sequence ATGAAGGCTCCCGATGATGCTCATGCCGAGACCAACCTACTCTGTGCCCTAATGTGGTCAGACGCCAAACACCCAACGACAAAGACCACAATCGAATATCTCACCTCAGACGACTTCCACAGCCCCCTTCATGGCCAGCTTTTCCACATCATAAAAGAGAAATACCAGAACGCTGAGCCATTCTCAGCTCAACTCATTAATGAATCTCTCCAAGACGAAGAACAGCGCCACGGAAACGCAGCCACTCTGCGCCCACTTCTCGTTGATGCAATGACAGCTAATGTCGTGATCGCCGAGCAGGCAGAAGGGTTTGCAGACCACATCCTTAGCGCCGCCTATCGCAGGCAGTTTGCAGCAATGGCCACGACACTAGCAACAGCTGCGGAACACGCACCCGAAGATAAACTTTTCGACATCATGGTGGAGCACGGAAAACGCCAACGCGAAGCGCACAGGCGCAGGGAAGGGTTTAGGCCAGCCGTTGCCCAGGCCAAGCAGCAAGCCGAAAAGCTCACCCAACGTGCTGAACTCTTTCGCCAACACCAGCAAAAACAAATAAACACAAGCGCTCCAGCGCGAGCACCAGCAACTAACCTGACAGATATGCTTAATGTTTCCACCAACGCTGTATCAATCCACGTCCCAGCAGCAACGGAAATTCACGACGACTCGCAGCAACAGGCAACCGAGAACCAGCACGCCCAAGAATCAATCCGATAA
- the ssb gene encoding single-stranded DNA-binding protein, whose translation MPLNTVNVTIAGQLVTDPILRKTDSGKPVVNIRLACTPQSFSRETGWEEKETIFVTATAWNKMAENISVSLAKGNRVLITGKIKPTSWSGNDGYKRTGWEIEIDEIGASLAFSSVTVNPPVRGTESDESIDQFLPPKDQWNTGATDEKEPF comes from the coding sequence ATGCCGCTAAATACTGTCAATGTCACCATCGCGGGACAGCTGGTCACAGATCCAATCCTGCGGAAAACTGACTCTGGCAAACCCGTGGTAAACATCAGACTTGCCTGCACCCCGCAATCATTTAGCCGAGAAACAGGGTGGGAGGAAAAAGAAACAATCTTTGTTACCGCCACCGCCTGGAACAAGATGGCAGAAAACATTTCCGTCTCTCTGGCAAAGGGCAATCGCGTACTGATCACAGGTAAAATTAAACCCACTAGCTGGAGTGGGAATGATGGATACAAGCGTACCGGCTGGGAAATCGAGATCGACGAAATCGGCGCTTCCCTAGCCTTTTCATCAGTCACTGTGAATCCCCCGGTGCGAGGAACGGAGAGTGACGAATCCATCGACCAGTTTCTCCCTCCAAAGGATCAATGGAACACCGGAGCCACAGACGAAAAGGAGCCATTTTAA